A portion of the Candidatus Glassbacteria bacterium genome contains these proteins:
- the pssA gene encoding CDP-diacylglycerol--serine O-phosphatidyltransferase: protein MKLSNKGTFLPSAFTAGNIFCGFFAMISAIRGDLEFACWMVVLAGLLDFIDGKVALFSNTESNFGTELDSLADLSSFGIAPGIIMYHFFLSDRGDWSWLVSFLFVLCGALRLARFNVETAGAGKKKFKGLPIPMAAACLIGFVPFSNSELFRMLFSDVNYNRFLVSVILILAGLMVSTVEYPVTPRINLSSFGGKVGLVAGALFVFCMIYFWKTLLFPFSFLYAFWGFVRTIALGAVSRLPEKNSG, encoded by the coding sequence ATGAAACTGTCGAACAAAGGCACGTTCCTGCCCAGCGCGTTCACCGCCGGAAACATCTTCTGCGGCTTTTTCGCGATGATCTCCGCTATCCGCGGTGACCTGGAGTTCGCCTGCTGGATGGTGGTCCTGGCCGGGCTGCTGGATTTTATCGACGGCAAGGTGGCGCTGTTCAGCAACACGGAGAGCAATTTCGGGACCGAGCTGGACTCGCTGGCCGATCTTTCTTCTTTCGGGATCGCCCCCGGGATAATCATGTACCACTTCTTCCTCTCCGACCGCGGCGACTGGTCGTGGCTGGTCAGCTTCCTGTTCGTGCTTTGCGGCGCGCTGCGTCTGGCGCGGTTCAACGTGGAGACCGCGGGAGCCGGCAAGAAAAAATTCAAAGGCCTGCCGATCCCGATGGCCGCGGCGTGCCTGATCGGCTTTGTCCCGTTCAGCAACAGCGAATTGTTCAGGATGCTGTTCTCCGATGTAAATTATAACCGCTTCCTGGTATCGGTGATCCTGATCCTGGCCGGATTGATGGTCAGCACTGTCGAGTATCCGGTCACCCCGAGGATCAACCTTTCCTCGTTCGGCGGGAAGGTCGGCCTGGTGGCCGGCGCGCTGTTCGTCTTCTGTATGATCTATTTCTGGAAGACCCTGCTGTTCCCGTTCTCCTTCCTCTACGCATTCTGGGGCTTCGTCCGCACAATCGCCCTGGGAGCTGTCAGCAGGCTGCCCGAAAAAAACTCCGGCTAA
- a CDS encoding phosphoribosylaminoimidazolesuccinocarboxamide synthase: MDVIRETSLGAGNLRRGKVRDCYEFDEYLLLVVTDRISAFDVVMPDGIPDKGRVLSQISAFWFDKLKDIVRNHVVTTDVAEIVKLIPELAGNEDGLEGRSLLAVKTEPIAVECVVRAYLAGSAWSEYAEKGTVAEVELPSGMVRSQKFDSPMFTPAIKAESGHDENISIGRMKAMIGRGLSERMIETSFALFNAATEYAATRGMLIADTKFEFGLLDGHLILIDEIFTPDSSRFWMADEYRPGVDQKGFDKQPLRDWLQKLTDEGKWDKTPPAPELPDDVVGYMSELYRKAFRMITGGEVN, translated from the coding sequence ATGGATGTGATCAGAGAGACCAGCCTCGGCGCCGGCAACCTTCGCCGTGGCAAGGTGCGCGACTGTTACGAGTTCGATGAGTACCTCCTGCTGGTAGTCACCGACCGGATCAGCGCGTTCGACGTGGTGATGCCCGACGGTATTCCGGACAAGGGCAGAGTGCTCAGCCAGATCAGCGCGTTCTGGTTCGACAAGCTCAAGGATATCGTCCGCAACCACGTGGTCACAACCGATGTCGCCGAGATAGTCAAACTCATTCCCGAGCTGGCCGGTAACGAGGACGGGCTCGAGGGACGCAGCCTGCTCGCTGTGAAAACGGAACCGATCGCCGTGGAGTGCGTGGTGCGCGCCTACCTGGCCGGCAGCGCCTGGAGCGAATATGCTGAAAAAGGCACTGTCGCCGAGGTGGAGCTGCCGTCAGGCATGGTCAGGAGCCAGAAGTTCGACTCGCCGATGTTCACGCCCGCGATCAAGGCCGAGAGCGGTCACGACGAGAACATTTCTATCGGCCGGATGAAAGCCATGATCGGCCGCGGACTCTCCGAGCGCATGATCGAAACCTCGTTCGCCCTGTTCAACGCGGCAACGGAGTACGCCGCCACGCGCGGCATGCTGATCGCCGATACCAAGTTCGAGTTCGGCCTGCTGGACGGTCACCTGATCCTGATCGACGAGATATTCACCCCGGACAGCAGCCGGTTCTGGATGGCCGACGAGTACCGGCCGGGAGTGGACCAGAAAGGGTTCGACAAGCAGCCCCTGCGTGACTGGCTGCAGAAGCTGACCGATGAAGGCAAGTGGGACAAGACTCCCCCTGCCCCGGAGCTTCCCGACGACGTGGTCGGCTACATGAGCGAGCTTTACCGCAAGGCGTTCCGGATGATCACCGGGGGCGAAGTCAACTAG
- a CDS encoding trypsin-like serine protease yields the protein MNKPVMKLLVSVLLITGLMILLGRLIAPRGRDVENRETTISAVLPDSAEHELADSQPGYLLAQTAPASQSRSVNRLKSLEQDLAGGRRTAIVTASARVAPSVVSVNVMQTEVVRTPYRNWFGYFYIPRQRTVQNIGSGLIINSRGYILTNDHVVHDATKITVSTSEGIEYDAEIVGLDDNSDIALLKIDPGADRLTAAQLGDSDDLLLGEWVIAIGSPFGLLLDDPQPTVTAGVISAIGRDIVRDQNSSSQVYANMIQTDASINPGNSGGPLANALGEVIGINTFIFSPSGGSVGVGFAIPINRAARIAEDLIRGGKVRHPWLGIRVQKLTPDLLDGLGFGAQSRISGVVVSSIQEHSPAERSGRLQPGDLIVSVDGETVRSVDDWTGKQLDIRVGSVVKLGFRRPESEFMLTITPEELPSETLKHEDTGMGFSLIDLTREVRSQLDARSERGAVVAEISDSDLERQGRLLRYDILYRINDIPINSAAQAVELLKRLRSRRGTVLFLERDGRSIRRYITR from the coding sequence ATGAACAAACCGGTAATGAAACTGCTGGTGTCAGTGCTGCTGATAACCGGGCTGATGATTCTGCTGGGACGGCTTATCGCCCCGCGCGGCCGGGATGTTGAGAACCGGGAGACAACGATCTCAGCAGTATTGCCGGACAGCGCCGAACACGAGTTGGCCGATTCACAGCCCGGCTACCTGCTGGCTCAGACCGCACCGGCGAGTCAATCCCGCTCAGTCAACCGGCTGAAGAGCCTGGAGCAGGACCTGGCCGGCGGCCGGCGCACCGCGATTGTGACCGCCAGCGCCCGCGTTGCGCCCTCGGTGGTGAGTGTCAACGTGATGCAGACCGAGGTGGTGCGCACCCCCTACCGCAACTGGTTCGGCTATTTCTACATACCCCGCCAGCGGACCGTGCAGAATATCGGCAGCGGGCTTATCATCAACTCCCGCGGCTACATCCTGACCAACGACCACGTGGTCCACGACGCCACCAAGATAACGGTCAGCACCAGCGAGGGAATCGAGTACGACGCCGAAATCGTGGGGCTGGACGACAACTCGGATATCGCCCTGCTCAAGATCGATCCGGGCGCGGACAGACTGACCGCCGCCCAGTTGGGCGACAGCGATGATCTCCTGTTGGGCGAATGGGTAATTGCGATCGGTTCCCCGTTCGGCCTGCTGCTGGACGACCCTCAGCCGACAGTCACCGCCGGAGTGATCTCGGCGATCGGCAGGGATATCGTCCGCGACCAGAACTCCTCCTCCCAGGTCTACGCCAACATGATCCAGACCGATGCGTCGATCAACCCCGGCAACAGCGGCGGACCGCTGGCCAACGCCCTGGGCGAGGTGATCGGGATCAACACGTTCATTTTCTCTCCCAGCGGCGGCAGCGTGGGCGTGGGCTTCGCCATCCCGATCAACCGCGCGGCGCGGATTGCCGAGGACCTGATCCGCGGCGGCAAGGTCCGTCACCCGTGGCTTGGCATCAGGGTCCAGAAGCTGACACCCGACCTGCTGGACGGCCTGGGATTCGGCGCGCAGTCTCGTATCAGCGGAGTGGTGGTTTCGAGCATCCAGGAACACTCCCCCGCCGAGCGCTCCGGACGGCTGCAGCCGGGAGATTTGATCGTGTCGGTCGACGGGGAGACCGTGCGCTCGGTCGACGACTGGACTGGCAAGCAACTGGACATCAGGGTCGGCTCGGTGGTCAAGCTGGGTTTCCGCCGCCCGGAGAGCGAATTCATGCTGACTATCACTCCGGAGGAACTGCCCAGCGAGACCCTGAAACACGAGGATACCGGCATGGGCTTCTCCCTGATCGACCTGACCCGCGAGGTCCGCAGTCAGCTCGACGCCCGCTCCGAACGTGGCGCTGTCGTGGCCGAGATCAGCGATAGCGATCTGGAGCGCCAGGGCCGCCTGCTGCGATACGACATCCTCTACCGGATCAACGATATCCCGATCAATTCAGCGGCCCAGGCTGTCGAACTGCTGAAGCGGCTGAGGAGCAGGCGCGGGACCGTGCTGTTCCTGGAACGCGACGGACGCAGTATCAGGAGGTATATCACCCGTTAG
- a CDS encoding adenylosuccinate lyase, with the protein MIPRYSLPEMEAVWSDEARFGHWLEIEILACEALAQLGRIPAEAVKTIREKASFDTVRILEIEEEVKHDVIAFLTNVAEYVGPDSRYIHLGMTSSDLLDTTLALQMKRAGELILAELDDKVLPAVKKRALEHKDTVMIGRSHGIHAEPVTFGLKLALWYDELTRRREQFAQAVKVAATGKISGAVGTFAHLDPQVEINVCEKLGIQAARTSNQIIQRDVHAEYMTALAVLAGSIEKFAVEIRHLQRTEVLEAEEFFSKGQKGSSAMPHKRNPIICERLSGMARLVRGNCLAAMENQALWHERDISHSSVERVILPDSTMTVYYMLRKFGQLIENLLVYPENMEKNLNRLHGLIYSQRVLIALAEKGMSREDGYRIVQRNAMKVWKEDADFLETLMADNEVTARLSGDELAELFSMETHTRNVDYIFRRVGLLD; encoded by the coding sequence ATGATACCCCGTTATTCGCTGCCCGAAATGGAAGCTGTCTGGAGCGACGAGGCCCGGTTCGGCCATTGGCTGGAGATCGAAATCCTGGCCTGCGAGGCCCTGGCGCAACTGGGCCGGATACCCGCCGAGGCGGTCAAAACTATCCGCGAGAAAGCCTCGTTCGACACGGTCCGGATCCTGGAGATCGAGGAAGAGGTCAAGCACGATGTGATCGCGTTCCTGACCAACGTGGCCGAGTATGTCGGCCCCGACTCGCGCTATATCCACCTCGGGATGACCTCCAGCGACCTGCTGGACACCACCCTGGCCCTGCAGATGAAACGGGCCGGCGAGCTGATCCTGGCCGAGCTGGATGACAAGGTGCTGCCCGCGGTCAAAAAACGGGCGCTGGAGCACAAGGACACGGTGATGATTGGCCGCAGCCACGGGATCCACGCCGAGCCGGTGACATTCGGCCTGAAGCTGGCTTTGTGGTACGATGAGCTCACCCGCCGCCGCGAGCAGTTCGCCCAGGCGGTGAAAGTGGCCGCCACCGGCAAAATCAGCGGCGCGGTGGGTACGTTCGCCCACCTGGACCCGCAGGTGGAAATCAACGTCTGCGAAAAACTGGGCATTCAGGCCGCCCGGACCAGCAACCAGATTATCCAGCGCGATGTCCATGCCGAATACATGACCGCCCTGGCCGTGCTTGCCGGTTCTATCGAGAAGTTCGCGGTCGAGATCAGGCACCTTCAGCGCACCGAGGTCCTGGAAGCCGAGGAGTTTTTCTCCAAGGGGCAGAAAGGCTCCAGCGCCATGCCCCACAAGCGCAACCCGATTATCTGCGAGCGTCTCAGCGGGATGGCCCGTCTGGTGCGGGGAAACTGCCTGGCCGCGATGGAGAACCAGGCGCTGTGGCACGAGCGGGATATCAGCCACAGCAGCGTGGAGCGCGTGATTCTGCCCGACTCGACGATGACGGTCTACTACATGCTGCGCAAGTTCGGGCAACTGATCGAGAACCTGCTGGTCTATCCGGAGAACATGGAGAAGAACCTGAACAGGCTCCACGGACTGATTTACTCCCAGCGCGTGCTGATTGCCCTGGCCGAGAAAGGCATGAGCCGCGAGGACGGCTACCGGATAGTGCAGCGCAACGCGATGAAGGTCTGGAAAGAGGACGCGGACTTCCTGGAAACGCTGATGGCCGACAACGAGGTAACCGCCAGATTGTCCGGGGACGAGCTCGCCGAACTGTTCAGCATGGAAACCCACACCCGTAATGTCGATTATATTTTCCGGCGGGTTGGTCTGCTGGACTGA
- the truA gene encoding tRNA pseudouridine(38-40) synthase TruA produces MTASETGETPSADQTEQESRPKRRIRMTVSYDGTGYCGWQLQPDEMTVQGELETALSRILGEDIRLTGASRTDAGVHATGQVAHFDLTGRLAAVEIDRALNSILPEQIRVREVEQVPGDFHARYSARWKIYRYSLAEPDLPDAPLLARTHWLRNNAVDISLLGRCCELVQGRHGFFTFSKQEGHRENHDCEIFEARWSSGEGTLYFQLRGDRFLRGMVRMLVGGMLAVADGRADIGEFSAALNEPGRWKRAVPAPACGLTLVCVNYRDESEADPQSGTK; encoded by the coding sequence ATGACCGCTAGCGAGACCGGAGAAACGCCTTCGGCAGATCAGACGGAGCAGGAATCACGCCCGAAGCGCAGGATCAGGATGACTGTTTCCTACGACGGCACCGGGTATTGCGGCTGGCAGTTGCAGCCCGACGAGATGACTGTCCAGGGCGAGCTGGAAACAGCCCTGAGCAGAATCCTCGGCGAGGATATCCGTCTCACCGGAGCCAGTCGTACCGATGCGGGTGTGCACGCAACCGGCCAGGTTGCCCATTTCGATCTCACCGGCAGGCTGGCTGCCGTGGAGATCGACCGTGCGCTCAACTCTATCCTCCCGGAGCAGATCAGGGTGCGGGAAGTGGAGCAAGTCCCCGGGGATTTCCACGCCCGCTACAGCGCCCGCTGGAAAATCTACCGCTACAGTCTGGCCGAACCGGACCTTCCGGACGCTCCCCTGCTGGCGCGCACCCACTGGCTGCGCAATAACGCTGTGGATATCTCCCTGCTGGGCCGCTGCTGCGAGTTGGTCCAGGGACGGCACGGGTTTTTCACGTTCAGCAAGCAGGAAGGTCACCGCGAAAACCACGACTGCGAGATATTCGAGGCGCGCTGGAGTTCCGGCGAGGGAACGTTGTATTTTCAGCTCCGGGGCGACCGGTTCCTGCGCGGGATGGTGCGGATGCTGGTGGGCGGCATGCTGGCGGTTGCCGATGGACGCGCGGATATCGGAGAGTTCTCAGCAGCGCTGAACGAACCGGGCCGTTGGAAACGGGCCGTGCCCGCACCGGCTTGCGGCCTGACACTTGTATGTGTAAACTACAGAGATGAGAGTGAAGCTGATCCACAGTCTGGAACCAAGTGA
- a CDS encoding amidophosphoribosyltransferase, with amino-acid sequence MDDSTPANGGCSGCPLVQQDRPREYCGIFGAYNLPNAAELTYYGLYALQHRGQESAGIVSTDGNQFFVHRDTGLVVDVFRDPKTIESLPGRVAIGHNRYSTTGSNSRHNVQPLTSAFKDGSIAIGHNGNLVNTIRLRRDLEEQGAVFQSTTDSEVILHLIARSTYNEPVDKIADALGQVKGAYCLVILINDTVFAARDPRGYRPLSIGRMGDGWVVASETCAFDLIGAEFVRDVEPGEIVKIDENGVQSFKLFPGKQAQQCVFELIYFSRPDSQVFGYSVDRIRRLFGRALAREHPVPSADIVISVPDSSNSAALGFSEESGVPLELGLIRNHYVGRTFIHPSQSIRDINTRIKYNTVRGVLRDRSVVVVDDSIVRGTTSRRLMKMIRQAGAREVHMRISSPPIKFPCFYGIDMPTRSELIGSSHTVDEIRTYLGIDSLGYLSEQGLDALGTLDADKFCKACFNGKYAVSFEKNFQKNMHEDYQPSLLGDE; translated from the coding sequence ATGGATGACTCCACACCAGCCAACGGCGGATGCTCCGGCTGTCCTCTCGTTCAGCAGGACAGGCCCAGGGAGTATTGCGGCATTTTCGGGGCATACAATCTCCCCAACGCAGCCGAGCTGACCTACTACGGACTGTATGCCCTCCAGCATCGCGGGCAGGAAAGCGCCGGGATCGTATCCACCGACGGCAACCAGTTTTTCGTGCACCGCGACACCGGTCTGGTGGTGGATGTCTTCCGCGATCCCAAAACAATCGAGTCCCTGCCGGGCCGGGTGGCGATCGGGCACAACCGCTACAGCACCACCGGCAGCAATTCGCGCCACAATGTCCAGCCGTTGACCAGCGCGTTCAAGGACGGCTCGATTGCGATCGGCCACAACGGCAACCTGGTCAATACGATCAGGCTGCGTCGCGATCTCGAGGAACAGGGCGCGGTATTCCAGTCCACCACCGACTCGGAAGTGATCCTGCACCTGATCGCCCGCAGTACTTACAACGAGCCGGTGGACAAGATCGCCGATGCGCTGGGACAGGTCAAAGGCGCCTACTGCCTGGTGATCCTGATCAACGATACGGTTTTCGCGGCCCGCGACCCCCGCGGCTACCGTCCCCTCTCTATCGGCCGCATGGGCGATGGCTGGGTGGTGGCCAGCGAGACCTGCGCTTTCGACCTGATCGGCGCGGAATTTGTCCGCGATGTCGAGCCGGGCGAAATCGTGAAAATCGACGAGAACGGAGTGCAGAGTTTCAAGCTGTTCCCCGGCAAACAGGCCCAGCAGTGCGTGTTCGAGTTGATCTATTTTTCACGGCCAGACTCGCAGGTGTTCGGCTACAGTGTCGACCGGATTCGCCGTCTGTTCGGCCGCGCGCTCGCCCGCGAGCACCCCGTGCCGAGCGCGGATATCGTGATCTCCGTGCCCGACAGCAGCAACTCCGCCGCCCTCGGTTTCAGCGAGGAAAGCGGGGTGCCGCTGGAACTGGGCCTGATCCGCAACCACTACGTGGGCCGGACGTTCATCCACCCCAGCCAGTCGATCCGCGATATCAACACGCGGATCAAGTACAACACGGTGCGTGGAGTGCTCAGGGACCGCAGTGTGGTGGTGGTTGACGACTCTATCGTGCGGGGCACCACCAGCCGCCGGCTGATGAAAATGATCCGTCAGGCCGGAGCGCGCGAGGTCCACATGCGGATTTCAAGCCCGCCGATCAAGTTCCCCTGTTTCTACGGGATCGACATGCCTACCCGCAGCGAACTGATCGGCAGCAGCCACACGGTGGACGAAATCCGCACCTACCTGGGAATCGACAGCCTGGGTTATCTCAGCGAGCAGGGTCTCGATGCTCTCGGTACGCTGGACGCGGACAAATTCTGCAAGGCGTGTTTCAACGGCAAATACGCCGTCTCGTTTGAAAAAAACTTCCAGAAAAACATGCACGAGGACTACCAGCCTTCGCTGCTGGGCGATGAGTAG
- a CDS encoding energy-coupling factor transporter transmembrane protein EcfT, translated as MSRYAHYALRSETGGWAHRLDARAKVIVLMVMSVAVWSVETGAGLGMILLLCGSWLAASGAGGKKVLAGLRRLWIVLLFVVLYYLWAVYSIRGGFGLEGLPGVFFNSLMLCGKLAALVATALWLYHSTPPMRVVDSLSRMLRPLEKLHVPVGELSFTVGLVIRSFPSALTRIRGLFGNFRRQYRLAGRSDRFPASLASTLRAVVDTMVCYMHYTLYEAEQLSLSLLARGYNPFTPPSPGGRHWMSPGDWLFCLASSAVIILSGVYL; from the coding sequence ATGTCGCGATATGCGCATTACGCGCTTCGCAGTGAAACAGGCGGCTGGGCGCACCGGCTGGATGCCCGCGCCAAAGTGATCGTACTCATGGTTATGAGCGTGGCGGTCTGGAGTGTGGAGACAGGCGCCGGGCTGGGCATGATCCTGTTGCTGTGTGGTTCCTGGCTGGCCGCCTCGGGCGCGGGTGGAAAGAAAGTGCTGGCCGGCCTGCGACGGTTGTGGATAGTGCTCCTGTTCGTAGTGCTCTATTACCTGTGGGCCGTCTATTCAATCCGGGGTGGATTCGGCCTGGAGGGCCTGCCCGGAGTATTTTTCAACAGCCTTATGCTGTGCGGCAAGCTGGCAGCGCTGGTGGCTACCGCGCTGTGGCTGTACCATTCCACTCCGCCGATGAGGGTGGTGGATTCACTGTCCCGAATGCTGCGTCCGCTGGAAAAACTGCATGTCCCCGTGGGCGAACTTAGCTTCACTGTCGGGCTGGTTATCCGCTCGTTCCCGTCGGCGCTGACGCGGATCAGGGGTTTGTTCGGCAACTTCCGCCGCCAGTACAGGCTGGCCGGCCGGAGCGACAGGTTCCCTGCGAGCCTGGCAAGCACTCTCCGCGCCGTTGTCGATACGATGGTCTGCTACATGCACTACACGCTGTATGAAGCCGAGCAGCTGAGCCTCAGCCTGCTGGCCAGGGGCTACAACCCGTTCACTCCGCCGTCACCGGGAGGCAGGCACTGGATGAGCCCCGGCGACTGGCTGTTCTGCCTGGCCTCATCGGCCGTGATTATCCTCTCCGGGGTTTACCTCTGA
- a CDS encoding phosphatidylserine decarboxylase family protein produces MAPAREGIPIILSFMAGHVLFLASALLAPPAGLPQPWLKSACIALAVLFAVLSLFSLYFFRDPERPTPSGNNLVVCPADGKVLGIEQVDEPEFIGGPAEKLSIFMNVFDVHVNRAPLAGTVGYKNYRPGKFLNASLDKASVDNEAMSLGIESARHGKVLVRQIAGLIARRIVCRVETGDSLERGERFGLIRFGSRVEVFISPGVEWKVKQGDRVIAGETVLAEFR; encoded by the coding sequence ATGGCACCGGCCCGCGAAGGCATTCCGATAATTCTCTCTTTTATGGCGGGGCACGTCCTGTTCCTGGCCTCGGCCCTGCTGGCGCCGCCTGCCGGACTGCCCCAGCCGTGGCTGAAATCCGCCTGTATTGCGCTGGCAGTGCTGTTCGCCGTGTTGAGCCTGTTCAGCCTTTATTTCTTTCGCGATCCCGAGCGCCCGACCCCGTCGGGGAATAATCTCGTGGTCTGCCCCGCCGACGGGAAAGTACTGGGGATCGAGCAGGTGGATGAGCCCGAGTTTATCGGCGGTCCGGCGGAGAAGCTGAGTATCTTCATGAACGTGTTCGACGTTCATGTCAACCGCGCTCCGCTGGCCGGGACTGTCGGCTACAAAAATTACCGGCCGGGCAAGTTTCTCAACGCCAGCCTGGACAAGGCCAGCGTTGACAACGAGGCCATGTCCCTGGGAATCGAATCGGCCCGGCACGGGAAAGTGCTGGTCAGGCAGATCGCCGGGCTGATCGCGCGCCGGATTGTCTGCCGGGTTGAAACCGGGGACAGCCTGGAGCGGGGCGAGCGCTTCGGCCTGATCCGGTTCGGCAGCCGGGTGGAGGTGTTTATCAGCCCCGGAGTTGAGTGGAAAGTAAAACAGGGCGACCGGGTAATCGCCGGTGAAACGGTCTTGGCGGAGTTCCGATGA